A window of Psychroflexus sp. ALD_RP9 contains these coding sequences:
- a CDS encoding DMT family transporter, with protein MNKLFNGAFLVALAASCYGLLTTFVKLAYQENYTTYEVTFSQLLIGFIALVILNLFIKKESKPIESKSVRQKSILYLIMSGTSLGFTSVFYYLAVQTITVSVGIVLLMQSVWIGVVIDGLINKVKPTKRKLFSVGLILIGTVLAADLLIEDQKVDLIGIAYGFLAALSYTVTMFTSNRVALQYHSITRSKWMMLGGLFIAIIYTLLSIEDGFNFGIFKLWGPILALFGTILPPLLFTAGMPKINVGLGAIISSIELPVAVLMGYFVLSEDQNLTKWIGIILILSAIILMNYKKAAKIKT; from the coding sequence ATGAATAAATTATTTAATGGCGCATTTTTAGTCGCACTGGCTGCCTCTTGCTATGGTTTGCTTACCACTTTTGTTAAATTAGCTTATCAAGAGAATTATACTACTTATGAAGTGACTTTTTCTCAGCTTTTAATAGGTTTTATAGCTTTAGTTATTCTTAACCTTTTCATTAAGAAAGAATCGAAGCCAATAGAATCAAAATCCGTTCGGCAGAAGTCTATATTGTACTTAATTATGTCGGGAACATCGTTAGGCTTTACAAGTGTTTTTTATTATTTGGCTGTTCAAACCATTACAGTTTCAGTTGGTATTGTGCTATTAATGCAAAGCGTTTGGATAGGAGTAGTTATAGATGGACTTATTAATAAAGTTAAGCCCACCAAAAGAAAGTTATTTTCGGTTGGCTTAATTTTAATAGGAACGGTGCTTGCAGCAGATTTACTAATAGAAGACCAAAAAGTAGACCTTATCGGTATCGCTTACGGTTTTTTAGCAGCATTGTCATATACCGTAACTATGTTTACATCTAATCGCGTTGCGCTTCAGTATCATTCAATCACCCGCAGTAAATGGATGATGCTTGGCGGTTTATTTATTGCCATAATCTACACATTATTAAGTATAGAAGATGGTTTTAATTTTGGAATATTTAAACTCTGGGGACCAATCTTAGCTTTGTTTGGTACCATTTTGCCACCTTTATTATTTACAGCTGGGATGCCAAAAATAAATGTCGGTTTAGGAGCTATCATCTCATCTATAGAACTACCTGTTGCAGTTTTAATGGGATATTTCGTGTTGAGTGAAGACCAAAATTTAACGAAGTGGATTGGAATTATTTTGATACTTTCAGCAATTATATTGATGAATTATAAAAAAGCAGCTAAGATTAAAACTTAG
- the gmk gene encoding guanylate kinase translates to MSDFQGKLIVFSAPSGSGKTTIVRHLLAQQELNLDFSISATSREPRGHEVHGKDYYFMSLKEFKQHIKNDDFLEWEEVYRDNFYGTLKAEVERIWAKGKHVVFDIDVVGGLDIKQIYPERTLAVFVKPPSIEELKIRLKKRKTETADKINMRVAKASIEMATAPQFDYIIINEVLDDALDEAYQLVYNYIN, encoded by the coding sequence AGGTAAAACCACCATCGTCAGACACTTGCTTGCTCAACAAGAATTAAATTTAGATTTTTCAATTTCAGCAACTTCTCGAGAACCTCGTGGTCATGAGGTACATGGTAAAGATTATTATTTTATGAGTTTAAAAGAATTTAAACAACATATTAAAAATGATGATTTTTTAGAGTGGGAAGAAGTGTATCGAGATAATTTTTACGGTACACTTAAAGCTGAAGTTGAGCGAATTTGGGCGAAAGGTAAACACGTTGTGTTTGATATAGATGTTGTTGGTGGCTTAGATATTAAACAAATTTACCCTGAACGAACTTTAGCCGTTTTCGTAAAACCACCTAGTATAGAAGAATTAAAAATTCGCCTTAAAAAAAGAAAGACCGAAACTGCAGATAAAATTAATATGCGAGTTGCAAAAGCTTCAATTGAAATGGCAACAGCGCCACAATTTGATTATATCATTATTAATGAAGTTTTAGATGATGCACTTGATGAGGCTTACCAATTGGTTTATAATTATATTAATTAA
- a CDS encoding NAD(P)H-dependent glycerol-3-phosphate dehydrogenase: protein MTDQITDIKQVLQTPNPNFGVIGGGSWATAIVKMLCENLHTVNWYMRNETAIEHILKEGHNPNYLSAVEFDTNQLKLTNQINKVVEQSDILIFVVPSAFLQKELDKITSPFKDKIVFSAIKGIVPESHLLVGEHFNERYQIPFEQIGVITGPCHAEEVALERLSYLTIACANENHANTVAHFLSSDYIKCNVSEDIIGTEYAAVLKNIYAIAAGIAHGLGYGDNFQSVLMSNAIKEMKRFIKKRYKMKRNINDSAYLGDLLVTGYSVFSRNRLFGNMIGKGYTVKSAQMEMSMIAEGYYASKSAFDISHKDGKKKVKTPIINAVYKVLYQNRNPKQVFTKLADKLS, encoded by the coding sequence TTGACAGACCAAATAACCGATATAAAACAAGTTTTACAGACACCAAATCCTAATTTTGGTGTTATTGGCGGTGGCAGTTGGGCTACTGCAATAGTTAAGATGCTATGTGAAAATTTACATACAGTCAATTGGTATATGCGTAATGAAACTGCAATTGAGCATATCTTAAAAGAAGGCCACAACCCAAACTATTTAAGTGCAGTTGAGTTTGATACAAATCAATTGAAATTAACCAACCAAATTAATAAAGTCGTTGAACAGTCAGACATATTAATTTTTGTTGTACCATCAGCATTTCTGCAAAAAGAACTTGATAAAATTACATCTCCTTTTAAAGATAAGATAGTATTTAGCGCTATTAAAGGTATCGTACCTGAAAGCCATTTATTAGTTGGTGAACATTTTAATGAACGTTACCAAATCCCTTTTGAACAGATTGGTGTTATCACTGGACCATGTCATGCAGAAGAAGTTGCACTTGAGCGATTATCTTATTTAACTATTGCTTGTGCTAATGAAAATCACGCTAATACAGTTGCTCATTTTTTAAGTAGCGATTATATAAAATGTAATGTTTCTGAAGATATTATCGGTACAGAATATGCGGCTGTTTTAAAAAACATTTATGCGATTGCTGCAGGTATTGCTCATGGTTTAGGTTATGGTGATAATTTTCAAAGCGTATTGATGAGTAATGCCATAAAAGAAATGAAACGCTTTATTAAAAAGCGTTATAAAATGAAGCGTAATATTAATGATTCAGCCTATTTAGGAGATTTGCTAGTTACAGGATATTCAGTCTTTAGTCGAAATCGTTTATTTGGAAATATGATTGGTAAAGGTTATACTGTAAAAAGTGCACAAATGGAAATGAGTATGATAGCAGAAGGTTATTATGCTTCTAAAAGTGCGTTTGACATTAGCCATAAAGATGGTAAAAAGAAAGTAAAAACACCAATAATTAATGCTGTTTACAAAGTATTGTATCAAAACAGAAACCCTAAACAAGTGTTCACCAAATTAGCCGATAAGCTAAGTTAA
- the atpD gene encoding F0F1 ATP synthase subunit beta: MSKITGKISQIIGPVIDVEFENSKDLPKIYDSLEINRDNGNTLVLEVQSHVGENVVRTIAMDSADGLKRGTEVISTQSPIQMPIGQDVYGRLFNVTGNPIDGMEELPKKEKDGLPIHRDAPKFEDLSVSTEVLYTGIKVIDLIEPYAKGGKIGLFGGAGVGKTVLIQELINNIAKGHGGLSVFAGVGERTREGNDLLREMLESGIIKYGDDFMESMENGGWDLSKVDKSAMKDSKATFVFGQMNEPPGARARVALSGLTIAEYFRDGAGDGQGKDVLFFVDNIFRFTQAGSEVSALLGRMPSAVGYQPTLATEMGAMQERITSTKKGSITSVQAVYVPADDLTDPAPATTFAHLDATTVLSRKIAELGIYPAVDPLDSTSRILTADILGEDHYNCAQRVKELLQRYKELQDIIAILGMEELSEEDKLAVSRARRVQRFLSQPFHVAEQFTGLKGVLVDIKETIKGFNMIMDGELDHLPESAFNLKGSIEEAIEAGEKMLAEA, from the coding sequence ATGTCTAAAATTACAGGTAAAATTTCTCAAATCATTGGCCCAGTTATCGATGTTGAGTTCGAAAATTCAAAAGATTTACCAAAGATATACGATTCCTTGGAAATTAACAGAGACAATGGAAACACATTAGTCCTTGAAGTTCAATCTCACGTGGGAGAAAACGTTGTGAGAACAATTGCAATGGATTCAGCAGACGGACTTAAAAGAGGTACTGAAGTCATTTCAACGCAAAGCCCAATACAAATGCCAATCGGTCAAGATGTATACGGCAGGCTATTTAATGTAACTGGTAACCCAATTGATGGTATGGAAGAATTACCAAAAAAAGAGAAGGACGGCTTACCTATTCACAGAGATGCGCCTAAATTTGAAGATTTATCAGTTTCTACCGAAGTATTATATACTGGAATCAAAGTTATCGATTTAATTGAGCCATATGCGAAAGGTGGTAAAATTGGATTGTTTGGAGGTGCTGGTGTTGGTAAAACGGTACTTATTCAAGAATTAATTAACAACATCGCGAAAGGTCACGGCGGCTTATCTGTGTTTGCTGGAGTTGGTGAACGTACCCGAGAAGGAAACGACCTCTTAAGAGAGATGCTTGAATCTGGAATCATCAAATACGGTGATGACTTTATGGAGTCAATGGAAAATGGCGGTTGGGATTTATCTAAAGTTGATAAGTCAGCTATGAAAGATTCTAAAGCTACTTTCGTTTTCGGTCAAATGAACGAACCTCCTGGAGCTCGTGCACGTGTTGCACTATCCGGATTAACCATTGCTGAATATTTTAGAGATGGTGCTGGTGATGGCCAAGGTAAAGATGTTCTGTTTTTCGTAGATAATATTTTTAGATTTACTCAAGCAGGTTCTGAGGTATCTGCTCTCCTAGGTAGAATGCCTTCTGCAGTTGGTTATCAACCAACTCTTGCAACCGAAATGGGAGCTATGCAAGAGCGTATTACTTCAACTAAAAAAGGTTCTATTACATCGGTTCAAGCAGTTTATGTACCAGCCGATGACCTTACTGACCCTGCACCTGCGACTACGTTTGCTCACTTAGATGCAACAACAGTATTATCTAGAAAAATTGCTGAGCTTGGTATTTATCCTGCTGTAGACCCATTAGACTCTACATCACGTATTTTAACAGCTGACATTTTAGGTGAAGATCACTATAACTGTGCACAGCGCGTTAAAGAATTATTACAACGCTATAAAGAGTTACAAGATATTATCGCAATTCTTGGTATGGAAGAATTATCTGAAGAGGATAAACTTGCGGTTTCAAGAGCTAGACGCGTTCAACGTTTCTTATCACAACCATTCCACGTAGCTGAACAATTCACTGGTCTTAAAGGTGTGCTAGTTGATATTAAAGAAACGATTAAAGGCTTTAATATGATTATGGATGGTGAATTAGACCATCTCCCAGAATCTGCATTCAACCTTAAAGGTAGTATAGAAGAAGCTATTGAGGCTGGTGAAAAGATGTTGGCCGAAGCTTAA
- a CDS encoding F0F1 ATP synthase subunit epsilon has translation MQLEIVTPEKVILNQQVASVIAPGVKGEFQILDHHAPVISALTKGALKLSDDVKLDEKIADLFHKKGNKFHFNISGGVLEMNNNKVIILTD, from the coding sequence ATGCAACTAGAAATTGTAACCCCAGAAAAAGTAATCCTTAACCAACAAGTAGCTTCAGTTATTGCTCCAGGAGTTAAAGGTGAGTTTCAAATTTTAGATCACCATGCGCCAGTTATTTCTGCATTGACAAAAGGCGCTTTAAAGTTAAGTGACGATGTAAAGCTAGATGAAAAAATTGCAGATTTATTTCACAAAAAAGGAAATAAATTTCACTTTAATATTTCTGGTGGTGTTTTAGAAATGAATAATAACAAAGTAATTATTCTTACGGATTAA
- the nadD gene encoding nicotinate (nicotinamide) nucleotide adenylyltransferase, with protein MKKAVGLYFGTFNPFHIGHLIIANHLAQFTDLDEIWLVVTPQSPFKKSSNLLDNHHRLEMVYQAVEAYDYLKPCDIEFKMPQPNYTALTLAELSDQYPNHEFSIIMGEDNLNHFHKWKNWEYIIDHHSIYVCPRLSKDSIPEQFKNHPKIVMTNTPVIEISSTLIRSSIKEDKEVKPLLPAKVWQYIDEMNFYRT; from the coding sequence ATGAAAAAGGCAGTCGGACTTTATTTTGGGACATTTAATCCCTTTCACATTGGCCATTTAATTATTGCTAATCATTTAGCTCAGTTTACAGATTTAGATGAAATTTGGTTAGTTGTAACGCCGCAAAGTCCATTTAAAAAATCATCTAATTTGCTGGATAACCACCATCGCTTAGAAATGGTTTATCAAGCCGTTGAAGCTTACGATTATTTAAAGCCATGCGATATTGAGTTTAAAATGCCTCAACCTAATTATACTGCATTAACTTTAGCAGAGCTTAGTGATCAATATCCAAATCATGAATTTTCTATTATTATGGGAGAAGACAATTTAAATCACTTTCATAAGTGGAAAAATTGGGAATACATCATAGATCATCATTCTATCTACGTTTGTCCAAGATTGTCTAAAGATAGTATTCCTGAGCAGTTTAAAAATCACCCTAAAATAGTGATGACAAATACGCCTGTAATTGAAATATCATCAACATTAATTCGTTCATCTATTAAAGAGGATAAAGAGGTAAAACCGCTATTGCCAGCTAAAGTTTGGCAATATATTGACGAGATGAATTTTTACAGAACATAA
- the pheS gene encoding phenylalanine--tRNA ligase subunit alpha: MIDQIKEHIEKVKQFTAKTEDELEQFRIEYLGKKGILNDYFSKFKTIPNEKKKDFGQAINELKQTTNQRIEDLKASFKAQLDEKGIYGDLSRPAEVIEIGSRHPISIVKNQIIEVFSNIGFNVSEGPEIEDDWHNFSALNLPEYHPARDMQDTFFIQTNPEDILLRTHTSSVQVRYMENNKPPIRTISPGRVFRNEDISARSHCIFHQVEGLYIDKNVSFKDLKQTLSYFTTQLFGKSKIRLRPSYFPFTEPSAEVDIYWGLETETDYRITKGTGWLEIMGCGMVDPNVLKNVDIDPNEYSGFAFGMGIERIAMLLYQVEDIRMFYENDIRFLKQFKSVL, from the coding sequence ATGATTGACCAGATTAAAGAACACATCGAGAAAGTAAAGCAGTTTACAGCTAAAACTGAAGATGAATTAGAGCAGTTTAGAATTGAATATCTCGGTAAAAAGGGAATATTGAATGATTATTTTTCAAAATTCAAAACTATCCCGAATGAAAAGAAAAAAGACTTTGGTCAGGCCATTAATGAACTTAAGCAAACCACCAATCAAAGAATAGAAGATCTCAAAGCGTCTTTCAAAGCTCAATTAGATGAAAAAGGAATTTATGGTGACTTAAGCCGTCCTGCAGAAGTAATTGAAATCGGTTCAAGACATCCTATTTCTATTGTAAAAAATCAAATTATTGAAGTTTTTTCAAATATTGGGTTTAATGTTTCAGAAGGTCCAGAAATTGAAGACGACTGGCATAACTTCTCAGCTTTAAACCTACCTGAATATCATCCAGCACGCGACATGCAGGATACTTTTTTTATTCAGACTAATCCAGAAGATATTTTACTTCGCACACATACTTCAAGTGTTCAAGTAAGATATATGGAAAACAATAAGCCACCGATTAGAACTATTTCACCTGGTCGTGTATTTCGTAATGAAGATATTTCGGCGCGATCACATTGTATATTTCATCAGGTTGAAGGTTTATATATAGATAAGAACGTATCTTTTAAAGACCTTAAACAAACCCTTTCGTATTTTACAACACAATTGTTTGGCAAATCAAAAATTAGACTAAGACCATCATACTTTCCATTCACTGAGCCAAGTGCTGAAGTCGATATTTATTGGGGGCTTGAAACTGAAACTGATTATCGAATTACCAAAGGAACCGGCTGGCTAGAAATTATGGGATGTGGCATGGTAGATCCTAATGTACTTAAAAATGTTGATATAGATCCTAATGAGTATTCTGGATTTGCTTTCGGTATGGGAATTGAAAGAATTGCAATGTTACTCTATCAAGTTGAGGATATTAGAATGTTTTACGAGAATGATATCCGTTTTTTAAAACAGTTTAAGTCGGTATTATAA
- a CDS encoding CvpA family protein yields the protein MNIFDIIIALFALYVVYKGFKRGFVLELSGLLALFLGLFLAYNFYDIVSDDYLSKYVDWSNELLDLSSFLILFIGLSLLINLIGKLITKLLDIAALSLFNRLLGGLFGLLKLGLFLLFINVVIDYTMRLLDRKDLPEFLEVSIVYQISRDIYKSIMPQIFQLLA from the coding sequence ATGAATATTTTCGATATAATTATAGCATTATTCGCTTTGTATGTTGTTTATAAAGGTTTTAAACGCGGATTTGTACTTGAGTTGTCTGGCTTATTAGCACTTTTTTTAGGTTTATTCTTGGCTTATAATTTTTACGACATTGTTTCTGATGATTATTTATCAAAATATGTTGATTGGTCTAATGAATTGTTAGATTTAAGTTCTTTTCTTATCCTTTTTATAGGTTTGTCGTTATTAATCAACTTGATAGGGAAATTAATAACTAAGTTACTTGATATTGCTGCATTAAGTTTGTTTAATAGGTTATTAGGTGGGTTGTTTGGTTTATTAAAGCTAGGCTTGTTTTTACTGTTTATAAACGTAGTGATAGACTATACCATGCGTTTACTTGACCGCAAGGACTTACCTGAATTTTTAGAAGTTTCTATTGTTTACCAAATTTCAAGAGACATTTACAAGTCTATTATGCCACAAATATTTCAATTACTAGCATAA